A stretch of the Panicum virgatum strain AP13 chromosome 9N, P.virgatum_v5, whole genome shotgun sequence genome encodes the following:
- the LOC120692096 gene encoding NAC domain-containing protein 86-like isoform X2, whose protein sequence is MAPVSLPPGFRFHPTDEELIIYYLKRKINGKQIELEIIPEVDLYKCEPWDLPEKSFLPSKDLEWYFFSPRDRKYPNGSRTNRATKSGYWKATGKDRKVNSHRRPVGMKKTLVYYRGRAPHGSRTDWVMHEYRLDERECETDTGLQDAYALCRVFKKTAPGPKIIEHYGAVHHPIEQPQWMASSVDRSPTLDLSSDVRGDDLESSSFSFPTEAPMDSMHGGFGMQMSAGHEDGKWMQFLSEDAFNATNPFFMNPASSSFSCLPSKVDVALECARLQHRLSLPPLEVEDFPHDVSLDTKTSILRSNPNEVDILQEFLSVASASQELINGSSSSSYPAEMWPGAGTSSTHYINELSSLVELGVTKAKEEVDNFYHMGCIGTSAGFASKSVHVDEPVRLVEIADMEEELMEDKKQAVENLRGVRLHNNDLGEIVVEGDENNPTECITQYPISVTADNSDCRRSRSPDRSH, encoded by the exons ATGGCGCCCGTCAGTTTGCCTCCAGGTTTCAGGTTCCACCCCACTGATGAGGAACTCATCATCTACTACCTTAAGAGGAAGATCAACGGGAAACAGATAGAGCTTGAAATCATTCCGGAGGTTGATCTTTACAAGTGCGAGCCCTGGGATTTGCCAg AAAAATCCTTCCTTCCAAGCAAAGACCTTGAATGGTACTTCTTCAGCCCCCGAGACCGCAAGTACCCAAACGGGTCAAGGACAAACCGTGCAACAAAATCTGGATACTGGAAGGCAACTGGGAAGGACAGAAAAGTGAACTCGCATAGGCGTCCAGTTGGAATGAAGAAGACCTTGGTGTACTATCGTGGCCGAGCTCCACATGGTTCTCGCACTGACTGGGTCATGCACGAGTACCGCCTCGACGAGAGGGAATGCGAGACTGATACTGGCTTACAG GATGCGTACGCATTATGCCGAGTGTTCAAGAAGACAGCACCTGGGCCAAAGATCATAGAGCATTATGGCGCCGTGCACCACCCCATTGAGCAACCTCAGTGGATGGCAAGCAGTGTCGACCGCTCCCCGACTCTGGACTTGTCCAGTGATGTTAGAGGTGACGACTTGGAGAGCAGCAGCTTCTCATTTCCGACAGAGGCGCCAATGGACTCGATGCATGGTGGGTTCGGGATGCAGATGAGCGCTGGTCACGAGGATGGCAAATGGATGCAGTTCCTGAGTGAAGACGCCTTTAACGCCACCAATCCTTTCTTCATGAATCCAGCTTCTTCCAGCTTCTCATGCCTCCCATCCAAG GTCGATGTCGCGCTGGAGTGTGCAAGGCTGCAGCACAGACTCTCCTTGCCTCCCCTGGAGGTGGAGGACTTTCCACATGACGTCAGCCTCGACACAAAGACAAGCATACTCCGCAGCAACCCCAACGAGGTTGACATCCTTCAGGAGTTCCTCTCCGTCGCGTCGGCCTCGCAGGAGCTAAtcaacggcagcagcagcagcagctacccTGCAGAAATGTGGCCAGGTGCCGGCACAAGCAGCACCCACTACATCAACGAGCTATCCTCCCTCGTTGAGCTCGGGGTGACGAAGGCCAAAGAAGAGGTGGACAATTTCTACCATATGGGCTGCATCGGTACGTCTGCAGGATTCGCCTCGAAGTCGGTCCATGTCGATGAACCGGTTCGGTTGGTTGAGATTGCTGACATGGAGGAGGAGCTCATGGAAGACAAGAAGCAAGCAGTGGAGAACCTTAGAGGAGTGAGGCTGCACAACAATGACCTAGGAGAG